One genomic window of Coffea eugenioides isolate CCC68of chromosome 1, Ceug_1.0, whole genome shotgun sequence includes the following:
- the LOC113750858 gene encoding LOW QUALITY PROTEIN: uncharacterized protein LOC113750858 (The sequence of the model RefSeq protein was modified relative to this genomic sequence to represent the inferred CDS: substituted 2 bases at 2 genomic stop codons) yields MAPLLSPSFAYTVVYVRGVAKSVEFYATAFSHNVRRLDESHRXGELESXQTTIAFTPIHQLETDTDVITGKVQTPDPIRKRQPVEICFDYLDVDAAYKRAVENGAMPVSEPEEKEWGQKVGYVRDIDDGIVVRMGSPVNPPSKPHQP; encoded by the exons atggCACCTTTGCTAAGCCCATCATTTGCATACACAGTGGTATATGTGAGAGGCGTAGCTAAATCCGTTGAATTTTACGCCACCGCCTTCAGCCACAACGTTCGCCGCTTGGATGAGTCGCACAG ATAGGGAGAGCTAGAAAGCTGACAAACGACGATAGCTTTTACCCCAATCCACCAGCTTGAGACGGAT ACGGATGTTATAACAGGGAAGGTCCAGACCCCGGATCCTATCCGGAAGAGACAGCCAGTTGAGATTTGTTTTGATTATCTTGATGTCGATGCTGCATACAAG AGAGCAGTTGAGAATGGAGCAATGCCGGTGAGTGAGCCAGAGGAGAAAGAATGGGGACAAAAAGTTGGGTACGTTCGAGATATTGATGATGGAATTGTAGTGAGGATGGGGAGCCCTGTGAATCCACCTTCTAAACCACACCAACCCTGA